One segment of Streptomyces sp. NA02950 DNA contains the following:
- a CDS encoding sensor histidine kinase yields the protein MAGAVLAVQCALALLNLGHNGHRPDALGWLLLIASAAVLVGRRHSPMLVTAAVVFMVGPYHAMDNVHIAVVPAGLIAVYTLAVIGPPLRSFLTVSLVIAIMVTVMSLRAGAHAGIEMLRSSGWVLSVVVIGEAVRIHRKYIAAIVERAERAERTREEEAARRVAEERLRIARDLHDLLAHSITLIGVQTSVAAHVLIADPDRLDREALSTALDGIAGTCRDARAELRATLQVLRGDEGDGTGGTGGADTDPIAPPPGLAGLADLAAAAEAAGVRVELAVGVTESDLSPAVGAAAYRIVQEALTNAVRHAPGTRVRITLAREETALCVSAVDDGPADGRTPPAGPEPGHGIVGMRERARSVAGSLTAGPREDAPGFAVRAELPRGKAGSVPASSLEATP from the coding sequence ATCGCCGGTGCCGTACTCGCCGTGCAGTGCGCCCTGGCCCTGCTCAACCTGGGCCACAACGGCCACCGTCCGGACGCGCTGGGCTGGTTGCTGCTCATCGCCAGCGCCGCGGTGCTGGTCGGGCGGCGGCACAGCCCGATGCTGGTGACCGCGGCCGTGGTGTTCATGGTCGGCCCGTACCACGCCATGGACAACGTGCACATCGCCGTCGTCCCGGCCGGGCTGATCGCCGTCTACACCCTCGCCGTGATCGGCCCGCCGCTGCGGTCCTTCCTCACCGTCTCCCTGGTCATCGCGATCATGGTGACGGTCATGTCGCTGCGCGCCGGAGCCCACGCCGGTATCGAGATGCTGCGCAGCTCCGGCTGGGTGCTGTCGGTCGTGGTGATCGGCGAGGCGGTCCGGATCCACCGCAAGTACATCGCGGCGATCGTGGAGCGGGCCGAACGCGCCGAGCGGACCCGCGAGGAGGAGGCGGCCCGCCGGGTCGCGGAGGAACGGCTGCGGATCGCCCGCGATCTGCACGATCTGCTCGCGCACAGCATCACCCTCATCGGCGTCCAGACCTCGGTCGCCGCGCATGTCCTGATCGCCGACCCGGACCGGCTCGACCGCGAGGCGCTGTCCACGGCGCTCGACGGGATCGCCGGCACCTGCCGGGACGCCCGCGCCGAACTGCGCGCCACCCTCCAGGTGCTGCGCGGGGACGAGGGCGACGGCACGGGCGGCACGGGCGGCGCGGACACCGACCCCATCGCGCCGCCGCCGGGACTCGCGGGCCTGGCCGATCTCGCCGCGGCGGCCGAGGCGGCGGGCGTACGCGTCGAACTCGCCGTCGGCGTCACCGAGTCGGACCTGTCGCCCGCGGTGGGCGCGGCCGCGTACCGGATCGTGCAGGAGGCGCTGACGAACGCCGTACGGCACGCCCCCGGCACCCGGGTGCGGATCACGCTCGCCCGGGAGGAGACGGCGCTGTGCGTCTCCGCCGTGGACGACGGCCCGGCGGACGGGCGGACACCGCCCGCCGGGCCCGAGCCGGGCCATGGCATCGTCGGTATGCGTGAACGCGCCCGCAGCGTGGCCGGGAGCCTGACCGCCGGACCGCGCGAGGACGCCCCCGGCTTCGCTGTCCGCGCGGAGCTGCCCCGGGGCAAGGCCGGTTCCGTCCCCGCGAGCTCCCTGGAGGCCACCCCATGA
- a CDS encoding MMPL family transporter yields METTSPRIRRAPEEPPTSASGRRRALPWAVIGAWVLLLLVAVPFAGKLEDAKRDTAVDYLPAGADSTQVARLQEELPGGDTTDLVLVYHRDGGLTRADRGAAGAQVAEVARGHELVGRKVPRGIPSADRTTVMYPVALTGLTDEKERADVVQEIRDGLTDHPEGLSVRVGGPGAVAADSQEVFASTDGTLMIATAAVVAVLLILTYRSPFLWLVPLVVVGFAAMAAMGVVYGLIEGFDLVVTSMSSSVMTVLVFGAGTDYALLIVSRYREELRRHRSPYDAMREALRGCGPAVLASSGTVAAGLLCLLAADLNSSSGLGPVGAVGVVCALAAMTTLLPAVLVLLGRRVFWPLIPAYGDEPRTRRGLFGAMGESARRRPVVVLLGGAALLGALALGVLNLPGNLKQNDTFTDKPESVAATETLARAYPGASSQPISVLAHTARADQVLARARGTEGVANATRGRSGGGWTEVDVFAKGAPQSPEETATLHALRSGLGRIDGAEALVGGPSAQQLDLEDTNAHDRMLVIPLVLIAVLLILAALLRGLIAPLVLVVAVVAVWGAALGLGGLVFEPVFGFAGVDPGLPLLSFVFLVALGVDYGIFLMHRMREEALRGAGVTEAAVTALRTTGGVIASAGLVLAATFAVLATLPLVMLVEMGFIVAVGVLLDTFLVRTYLVTSASLLLKRWVWWPGALFRRPGAGAGAPGPAGPVPGARSGTAEPAVRG; encoded by the coding sequence ATGGAGACCACATCGCCGCGGATACGGCGCGCGCCGGAGGAACCACCCACGTCCGCCTCCGGCAGACGGCGGGCCCTGCCCTGGGCCGTCATCGGGGCCTGGGTGCTGCTGCTCCTTGTCGCCGTGCCGTTCGCCGGAAAGCTGGAGGACGCCAAACGCGACACCGCCGTCGACTATCTGCCGGCGGGGGCCGACTCCACCCAGGTGGCCCGGCTCCAGGAGGAGCTGCCCGGCGGGGACACCACCGACCTCGTGCTCGTCTACCACCGCGACGGCGGGCTGACCCGGGCCGACCGCGGGGCGGCGGGCGCGCAGGTGGCCGAGGTGGCGCGCGGCCATGAGCTGGTGGGCCGGAAGGTGCCGCGCGGGATTCCGTCCGCGGACCGCACCACCGTGATGTATCCGGTGGCGCTCACCGGGCTGACGGACGAGAAGGAGCGGGCGGACGTCGTCCAGGAGATCCGCGACGGGCTCACGGACCACCCCGAGGGGCTGAGCGTGCGGGTCGGCGGACCCGGGGCGGTGGCGGCCGACTCGCAGGAGGTGTTCGCCTCCACCGACGGCACCCTGATGATCGCCACCGCCGCCGTGGTCGCCGTGCTGCTGATCCTCACCTACCGCAGCCCGTTCCTGTGGCTGGTCCCGCTGGTCGTGGTCGGGTTCGCCGCGATGGCCGCGATGGGCGTCGTCTACGGGCTCATCGAGGGCTTCGACCTCGTCGTCACCAGCATGAGTTCCTCGGTGATGACCGTCCTGGTCTTCGGCGCGGGCACCGACTACGCCCTGCTGATCGTGTCCCGCTACCGCGAGGAGCTGCGCCGCCACCGCTCCCCGTACGACGCGATGCGCGAGGCCCTGCGCGGCTGCGGACCCGCGGTGCTCGCCTCCAGCGGGACCGTCGCCGCCGGGCTGCTGTGTCTGCTCGCCGCCGACCTCAACAGCAGCAGCGGACTCGGCCCGGTCGGGGCGGTCGGTGTGGTGTGCGCGCTGGCCGCGATGACGACCCTGCTGCCCGCGGTGCTGGTGCTGCTGGGCCGCCGGGTGTTCTGGCCGCTGATCCCGGCGTACGGCGATGAGCCGCGCACCCGGCGCGGGCTGTTCGGGGCGATGGGCGAATCGGCGCGGCGCAGGCCCGTCGTGGTACTGCTCGGCGGCGCGGCGCTGCTGGGCGCGCTCGCGCTCGGCGTGCTCAACCTGCCCGGCAACCTCAAGCAGAACGACACCTTCACCGACAAGCCCGAGTCCGTGGCCGCGACCGAGACCCTCGCCCGCGCCTACCCGGGCGCCAGCAGCCAGCCCATCAGCGTGCTCGCCCACACCGCGCGGGCGGATCAGGTGCTGGCCCGGGCGCGCGGCACCGAGGGGGTCGCGAACGCCACCCGGGGCCGCAGCGGCGGCGGCTGGACCGAGGTCGACGTCTTCGCCAAGGGGGCCCCGCAGTCGCCGGAGGAGACGGCCACCCTCCACGCCCTGCGCTCCGGGCTGGGCCGGATCGACGGCGCCGAGGCGCTGGTCGGCGGTCCCAGCGCCCAGCAGCTCGACCTCGAGGACACCAACGCCCACGACCGGATGCTCGTCATCCCGCTGGTGCTGATCGCCGTGTTGCTGATCCTGGCGGCGCTGCTGCGCGGTCTGATCGCACCGCTGGTGCTGGTGGTGGCCGTGGTGGCGGTGTGGGGCGCGGCCCTGGGGCTCGGCGGGCTGGTCTTCGAACCGGTCTTCGGCTTCGCGGGGGTCGATCCCGGGCTGCCGCTGCTGTCGTTCGTCTTCCTGGTCGCCCTCGGCGTCGACTACGGCATCTTCCTGATGCACCGGATGCGGGAGGAGGCCCTGCGCGGGGCCGGGGTCACGGAGGCCGCCGTCACCGCGCTGCGGACCACCGGCGGGGTGATCGCCTCGGCCGGGCTGGTGCTGGCCGCGACCTTCGCGGTGCTGGCCACCCTGCCGCTGGTGATGCTGGTCGAGATGGGCTTCATCGTCGCGGTCGGCGTGCTGCTCGACACCTTCCTCGTCCGGACCTATCTGGTGACCTCGGCGAGCCTGCTGCTGAAGCGGTGGGTGTGGTGGCCGGGAGCGCTCTTCCGGCGGCCGGGCGCCGGAGCGGGTGCCCCCGGTCCGGCCGGCCCCGTTCCCGGGGCCCGGTCCGGGACGGCCGAACCGGCCGTACGGGGCTAG
- a CDS encoding response regulator transcription factor, with protein MNPSDPGGPAGRPAPAIRVLLADDQTLVRSAFAMLVGSARDMEVVGQAGTGRQAVELARTARADLVVMDIRMPDLDGIEATRRIAADEDLTGVRILVLTTYDTDEHIVEALRAGASGFLVKDTRPAELLDAIRTVAAGESLLSPGPTSRLIARVLRLPAAPAPGGPAPGALAALSARERQVLTLVARGLNNAEAAQTLGLSPLTTKTHVSRIMGKLGARDRAQLVIAAYESGLVTPSVSGPQPAAGPS; from the coding sequence ATGAACCCGAGCGACCCCGGCGGACCGGCCGGGCGCCCCGCCCCGGCGATCCGGGTGCTGCTCGCCGACGACCAGACGCTCGTCCGCTCGGCCTTCGCCATGCTCGTCGGCTCCGCGCGGGACATGGAGGTGGTCGGCCAGGCGGGCACCGGCCGCCAGGCGGTCGAGCTCGCCCGCACCGCCCGCGCCGACCTCGTGGTGATGGACATCCGGATGCCGGACCTCGACGGTATCGAGGCCACCCGGCGCATCGCGGCGGACGAGGACCTCACCGGGGTCAGGATCCTCGTGCTGACCACCTACGACACCGATGAGCACATCGTGGAGGCGCTGCGCGCGGGCGCGTCCGGCTTCCTGGTGAAGGACACCCGGCCCGCCGAACTCCTCGACGCCATACGGACCGTGGCGGCGGGGGAGTCCCTGCTGTCGCCCGGCCCGACGTCCCGGCTGATCGCACGGGTGCTGCGCCTCCCGGCCGCTCCGGCGCCCGGTGGTCCGGCGCCCGGCGCGCTGGCGGCGCTGTCGGCGCGGGAACGTCAGGTGCTCACCCTCGTCGCGCGCGGGCTGAACAACGCCGAGGCGGCACAGACGCTCGGTCTCTCACCGCTCACCACCAAGACGCATGTCAGCCGGATCATGGGCAAGCTGGGTGCCCGGGACCGGGCCCAACTGGTCATCGCGGCCTAT